GGAACCGGAGGAAACCCGGCCGCCTCCGCCTGTCGTCGCCGACCGATCCGAGGGAGCCCCCGGCGGACCACCCTCACCCGAGGGAGGCCGCAGCAGACCGTCCCCGCCCGAGCCGGCTGGTGTCCGACCGCCTTCGTCCGAGGAAGCTCCCGGCAGACCACCCCCACCCGACGAATCCCCCGCTCCGACACCCGCGCCCGCTCCCGCCGCGCGCCCCACGCGCCCCGCGTCCACGATCACCAGCACCGGCGCCCGCGTCGCCACGGCCGTCCCGTCCTCCTTGGTCAGCCGCCGTACCTCGCCCTCGACCAGCACGGAGGCGGGCGCCATGTGGTCCCCGCTGATCCGGGGCCTGCTGACCCGGGGATCGGACGTCACCTCGACCTCTGCGGTCACCGTGGAGAACTCCCGCGCCGCCTCCGGCACCGGCCCACCACGCACATCCGCCCCGTGCAGACCAGCGGCCACGGCGGCAGCGGCCACACAGAGCAACAAGGCGACCAGCGACATCCGCCGCCACCCCTCGCGGGAACGACGAATCCGACCACCCCCGCAACCCTCACCACCACCGGCCCCACCACCGCCACCTCCCCCACGCCCCGCACCCTTCCGCCCGAGCAGCGTCACAGCCGTCGCCGCGACAACCCCCGTCCCCGCCACTCCGACGACCCACCCCACCGACGCGTCCAGCAGCAACGCCGTCGTCGCCCAGGCCGCCAGCGCGGGTGGGACAAGCCGGAGGTCCGTCGCCTCCTCCTGCCTGGGGTGTGCCGCGCCCAGCCGGTGCCCGGAGGCCCTGTGTACGGACACCCGCTCCCGCGCGGGCCCCGCCCCGCCGCTCATGGCCGGACAAGATTCTTGAGGTCGGCGAAACGGCGGTCACCGATGCCGTTGACCTGGCGCAGCTCGTCCACCGACCGGAATCCGCCGTGCCGGGTGCGGTAGTCGACGATGTGCTGGGCCAGCACCGGGCCCACCCCTGGCAGGGTGTCGAGCTGGTCGGCGGTGGCGGTGTTCAGCGAGACGGGCGCCCCAGGCACGGCACCGACCGCCCCCGGAACCGCGCCCCCAGCCGATCCCGCACTCCCGCCCCCGGAGACAGCGCCGGCACCACCCGCACCCCCGACGACCACTTGCTCGCCGTCCACCAGGAAGCGCGCCCGGTTGAGCCCCTCGGTGCTCGTGCCCGGCCGTACCCCGCCGGCCGCGCGCAACGCGTCGGCGACCCTCGAACCGGCGGGCAGCCGCCGAACACCGGGGTCCCTGACCTTCCCGCTGACGTCCACGACGATCTCGCCCCCGGGAGTGGGCACCGCGGCCGAGGGTTCACCCGCGACGGCGGCCGCCTCCCCCGCCCCGCCCTTCGCGTCCCGGTATCCGGCCGCGGCCCGTACCACCTCCGGTGCCCGCACCGGCTGGGTCCGTCCCGACCAGAAGTGCTGGACGGCGAAGAGAACGGCCACCAGGAGCAGCGCCCCGAGGGCGATCACACTCCGCCGCTCCAGCCCGCACCGCGACTGCACCCACAGCGGCATCCGCTCCCGAAACGCCGTCCGGAGCCGTCCGCCGGCGCCCATCTCCCGCCCAACCGACGGCGGTTCACGCACCGGCTCGGGCAACGCCCCGCCCGCCAGGCGATCTTTCGCGGTCACCGCCGCGACGGCAGGGACGGCATGGGCGGCAGGGACGACCGAGACTGGTGGGACCGACGGGACTTGCGCCACCTTCGGGACCTGCGCAACCTTCGCGACTGGCGCAACCGCCGGGACGACCGCTACGGCCCCGACCGGAACCCCCACCGAGACAGTCCGAACCGTCGGGGAGCGGCCACCGGCCCGTAATTCCCCTGGCTTCTCGGGACGTTGGGCGAACAGCACCTCCGCCCGCCGCCGAAGGTCGTCCTCAGCCGCGCGCCGCGCCGCACCCCTGTGCCGGACCTTCTCCCGGACCGAATCCCCGCCCCGGACCTCATCCCCTCCCCGGACCCGCGCCCCGTCCCCGGACCGCGCCCGGTCCCGCAGCCGTACCCGGCCGTGCGGCCGTCGGTGCCGGAACCGTCCGTCGGAGGCGGGCCGACGCCCCGGCCCGCTGGTGGCCACCGCTGTGCGTGTGCTCGATCGAAGTGCCATGCGCCGAGGATCGCTCACCTCGCCGTCTCGCGATGATCTTGCTCAATTCCGGTGGAGGACGGCCCGGTTGTGGATATCTCCGCCACTCACACGAGTGAAGCCACCCACCACCCAAGGCCCCAAGCCCCAAGCGTCGAACCCCGAAGCCCCCAAGGCCCCAGCCCCCAAGCCCCGAACTCCGAAGCCCCGAAGCCCGAAGCCCGAAGCCCGAAGCCCGAAGCCCGAAGCCCGAAGCCCCAACCAGCTTTACCCCGCCCCCCTCAGGCCCCCCAAGGCCCCCCAGGCCCCCGCCCCGCCCCCTACCGCTCCGAAACCACAGCCCCCAGCAACCCCGGCCCGGTGTGCGCCCCGATCACCGCGCCCACCTCGCTCACGTGCAGGTCGACCAGCCCGGGTACCCGTTCCCGCAGGCGGTCCGCGAGGGCCGTTGCGCGGTCGGGAGCCGCCAGGTGGTGGACGGCGATGTCGACCGGGGCGTCGCCGGCCCGGTCCGCGACGAGTTCCTCCAGGCGTGCGATGGCCTTCGACGCCGTGCGGACCTTCTCCAGGGGCTCGATACGGCCCCCTTCCAGCTGAAGCAGCGGTTTCACGGCGAGCGCCGAGCCGAACAGGGCCTGCGCGGCGCCGATCCGGCCGCCCCTGCG
The sequence above is a segment of the Streptomyces griseoviridis genome. Coding sequences within it:
- a CDS encoding helix-hairpin-helix domain-containing protein, with the translated sequence MTAKDRLAGGALPEPVREPPSVGREMGAGGRLRTAFRERMPLWVQSRCGLERRSVIALGALLLVAVLFAVQHFWSGRTQPVRAPEVVRAAAGYRDAKGGAGEAAAVAGEPSAAVPTPGGEIVVDVSGKVRDPGVRRLPAGSRVADALRAAGGVRPGTSTEGLNRARFLVDGEQVVVGGAGGAGAVSGGGSAGSAGGAVPGAVGAVPGAPVSLNTATADQLDTLPGVGPVLAQHIVDYRTRHGGFRSVDELRQVNGIGDRRFADLKNLVRP